Proteins encoded in a region of the Triticum dicoccoides isolate Atlit2015 ecotype Zavitan chromosome 3A, WEW_v2.0, whole genome shotgun sequence genome:
- the LOC119270762 gene encoding alcohol-forming fatty acyl-CoA reductase-like isoform X2, whose protein sequence is MRQTDPMVIGGMNVGCVASYFGGKNILITGSTGFLGKVLVEKILRVQPGVRKVFLLVRATNDESARHRIQTEVTRREIFQVLREKYGNGFGDFIQEKVCPLAGDVICEDFGLDTAKLKELSKNMDIIVNGAATTNFYERYDVAFDTNVLGAKHMYAFANKCIKLKMLLHISTAYVSGEQEGLILEKPFIMGDTLRAGTHLDVESELNLIKHTKMELNANCATERAERKTMKELGLKRARHFGWPNTYVFTKAMGEMLLGHLEGDLPVVIVRPSIITSILKDPLPGWIEGVRTIDSVILGYTKQALKFFLVDPDAIMDVIPGDMVVNSMMVAMAAHTEEKVQTVYHLTSSVSNPTSYTTLQESGHRYFKDNPPRGENGEPIRLNNMRFFSTVVRLRAYIVIKYKFPLEVLHLVNVLLCGLFSRRYNELNGKYRLAMHLIELYAPYTLFKGRFDDMNLEKLRKAMESNRDGGEYCFDFDLRRIDWDDYFYRVHFPGVLKYLA, encoded by the exons ATGCGGCAGACGGACCCGATGGTGATCGGCGGAATGAATGTTGGTTGTGTCGCATCATACTTCGGGGGCAAGAATATCCTCATCACCGGATCAACTGGGTTCCTTGGAAAAG TGCTCGTGGAGAAGATACTGAGGGTTCAGCCTGGTGTGAGAAAGGTCTTCCTCTTGGTTCGAGCTACCAATGACGAATCCGCAAGACACCGAATCCAGACCGAG GTAACACGGAGGGAAATCTTCCAAGTTCTCAGAGAAAAGTATGGCAATGGATTCGGAGATTTCATCCAAGAAAAGGTGTGCCCTCTGGCAGGAGACGTTATCTGTGAGGATTTTGGACTAGACACTGCCAAGCTGAAAGAACTGTCcaagaatatggacatcatcgtgaATGGTGCTGCAACTACGAATTTCTATGAAAG ATACGATGTAGCTTTTGACACTAACGTCTTGGGAGCGAAGCACATGTATGCATTTGCGAACAAGTGCATCAAACTAAAAATGCTGCTTCACATTTCAACAG CTTACGTAAGCGGTGAACAAGAGGGACTAATACTAGAGAAACCATTCATAATGGGCGATACACTACGGGCAGGCACACATTTAGATGTCGAATCTGAGCTAAATCTGATCAAACATACCAAGATGGAACTGAATGCTAACTGTGCTACAGAAAGGGCTGAGAGGAAAACCATGAAGGAACTTGGCCTCAAGAG AGCAAGGCATTTCGGGTGGCCAAATACCTACGTTTTCACCAAGGCAATGGGCGAGATGCTGCTGGGGCACCTAGAAGGTGACCTTCCAGTTGTCATCGTCAGGCCAAGCATCATAACTAGCATCCTCAAGGACCCATTGCCTGGATGGATAGAAGGAGTTAG GACAATTGACTCTGTTATCTTGGGTTACACCAAGCAGGCCTTGAAATTCTTTCTAGTAGACCCCGATGCCATAATGGACGTG ATTCCGGGGGACATGGTGGTGAACTCTATGATGGTAGCCATGGCGGCGCACACAGAGGAAAAGGTGCAGACCGTCTATCACTTGACGTCATCTGTGAGCAACCCGACGTCTTACACCACTCTCCAGGAGTCAGGCCATCGCTACTTCAAGGACAACCCGCCCCGAGGGGAGAACGGCGAGCCCATCCGGCTGAACAATATGCGCTTCTTCAGCACGGTCGTCAGGCTCCGCGCGTACATCGTCATCAAGTACAAGTTCCCTCTTGAG GTCCTCCACCTGGTGAACGTGCTGCTCTGTGGCCTTTTCTCGCGGCGCTACAATGAGCTCAACGGAAAATACAGATTGGCCATGCATCTGATTGAGCTCTATGCGCCTTACACCTTATTCAAAGGACG CTTTGATGACATGAACCTTGAGAAGCTGAGGAAAGCGATGGAGAGTAATAGAGATGGAGGAGAATACTGCTTTGATTTCGATCTCAGGAGAATCGACTGGGACGACTATTTCTACAGGGTTCACTTTCCAGGCGTCCTCAAGTATCTTGCGTGA
- the LOC119270762 gene encoding alcohol-forming fatty acyl-CoA reductase-like isoform X1, with translation MRQTDPMVIGGMNVGCVASYFGGKNILITGSTGFLGKVLVEKILRVQPGVRKVFLLVRATNDESARHRIQTEVTRREIFQVLREKYGNGFGDFIQEKVCPLAGDVICEDFGLDTAKLKELSKNMDIIVNGAATTNFYERYDVAFDTNVLGAKHMYAFANKCIKLKMLLHISTAYVSGEQEGLILEKPFIMGDTLRAGTHLDVESELNLIKHTKMELNANCATERAERKTMKELGLKRARHFGWPNTYVFTKAMGEMLLGHLEGDLPVVIVRPSIITSILKDPLPGWIEGVRTIDSVILGYTKQALKFFLVDPDAIMDVVSLHPHIQNFNIMDVVSLHTHKSYHYFEFGQIPGDMVVNSMMVAMAAHTEEKVQTVYHLTSSVSNPTSYTTLQESGHRYFKDNPPRGENGEPIRLNNMRFFSTVVRLRAYIVIKYKFPLEVLHLVNVLLCGLFSRRYNELNGKYRLAMHLIELYAPYTLFKGRFDDMNLEKLRKAMESNRDGGEYCFDFDLRRIDWDDYFYRVHFPGVLKYLA, from the exons ATGCGGCAGACGGACCCGATGGTGATCGGCGGAATGAATGTTGGTTGTGTCGCATCATACTTCGGGGGCAAGAATATCCTCATCACCGGATCAACTGGGTTCCTTGGAAAAG TGCTCGTGGAGAAGATACTGAGGGTTCAGCCTGGTGTGAGAAAGGTCTTCCTCTTGGTTCGAGCTACCAATGACGAATCCGCAAGACACCGAATCCAGACCGAG GTAACACGGAGGGAAATCTTCCAAGTTCTCAGAGAAAAGTATGGCAATGGATTCGGAGATTTCATCCAAGAAAAGGTGTGCCCTCTGGCAGGAGACGTTATCTGTGAGGATTTTGGACTAGACACTGCCAAGCTGAAAGAACTGTCcaagaatatggacatcatcgtgaATGGTGCTGCAACTACGAATTTCTATGAAAG ATACGATGTAGCTTTTGACACTAACGTCTTGGGAGCGAAGCACATGTATGCATTTGCGAACAAGTGCATCAAACTAAAAATGCTGCTTCACATTTCAACAG CTTACGTAAGCGGTGAACAAGAGGGACTAATACTAGAGAAACCATTCATAATGGGCGATACACTACGGGCAGGCACACATTTAGATGTCGAATCTGAGCTAAATCTGATCAAACATACCAAGATGGAACTGAATGCTAACTGTGCTACAGAAAGGGCTGAGAGGAAAACCATGAAGGAACTTGGCCTCAAGAG AGCAAGGCATTTCGGGTGGCCAAATACCTACGTTTTCACCAAGGCAATGGGCGAGATGCTGCTGGGGCACCTAGAAGGTGACCTTCCAGTTGTCATCGTCAGGCCAAGCATCATAACTAGCATCCTCAAGGACCCATTGCCTGGATGGATAGAAGGAGTTAG GACAATTGACTCTGTTATCTTGGGTTACACCAAGCAGGCCTTGAAATTCTTTCTAGTAGACCCCGATGCCATAATGGACGTGGTGAGTTTGCATCCTCACATCCAAAACTTCAACATAATGGACGTGGTGAGTTTGCATACTCACAAGTCATACCATTATTTCGAGTTTGGACAGATTCCGGGGGACATGGTGGTGAACTCTATGATGGTAGCCATGGCGGCGCACACAGAGGAAAAGGTGCAGACCGTCTATCACTTGACGTCATCTGTGAGCAACCCGACGTCTTACACCACTCTCCAGGAGTCAGGCCATCGCTACTTCAAGGACAACCCGCCCCGAGGGGAGAACGGCGAGCCCATCCGGCTGAACAATATGCGCTTCTTCAGCACGGTCGTCAGGCTCCGCGCGTACATCGTCATCAAGTACAAGTTCCCTCTTGAG GTCCTCCACCTGGTGAACGTGCTGCTCTGTGGCCTTTTCTCGCGGCGCTACAATGAGCTCAACGGAAAATACAGATTGGCCATGCATCTGATTGAGCTCTATGCGCCTTACACCTTATTCAAAGGACG CTTTGATGACATGAACCTTGAGAAGCTGAGGAAAGCGATGGAGAGTAATAGAGATGGAGGAGAATACTGCTTTGATTTCGATCTCAGGAGAATCGACTGGGACGACTATTTCTACAGGGTTCACTTTCCAGGCGTCCTCAAGTATCTTGCGTGA